The window GGAAGGCTAATGCTCTAGCCAGCTGAGCTATTCCCGCTGTAAGATGGTGGGGAGAGAAGGATTTGAACCTCCGAAGGCTTCGCCGGCAGATTTACAGTCTGCTCCCTTTGACCGCTAGGGTATCTCCCCACTAAAAAAATTCTGGAGCCACCAGAGGGATTTGAACCCCCGACCAGAGGTTTACAAAACCCCTGCTCTACCCCTGAGCTATGGTGGCTACTGGATTTATACACTTTTGTACCACTCTATTAATCAGAAAATACAGATTGCCGAGTTGACAAAAATACTGTCAAATTTTTTATACTTTTTTATATTATTTATATATAAACAGGTTCATTTAATAAAGATAATAAAGATATTTCAATATTTGTACGAAAATTTTCAATTCGTTATGATTTCATTCGCCAGAAAGTACCCTCTGCACTATCCCGAACTTCAACTCCCATTTTTGCTAAAATATCTCGTATTTCATCAGAGCGAGCCCAATCTTTATTCTTTCGTGCTTCATCACGTTCTTTGATGAGTTTTTCAACTAATTCAACATCTACTTTTTGCTCTGCTTCTAGCTCAAGAATTTGCTCTGCTCTATCAAGCTGCAACCCAAAAATCTTATCGAATTCTCTGATCAATTCATATTTTTCACGATCACCGATCTCGTTCGCACGAAGCACTTTCCACAATACTGCAAGAGCTTCAGGCATATTAAGATCATTATTTATCTTCTCATAAAATTCATGCTTGACGGCTTGTATATATTCGTCATTAGGTTTACTGAAACTACTATTCTTTTTGATTTCTATGATAATATTAATCAATCTGTCATAAGTAGATTTTGCCGTTTCCATAGCTTCATCACTGAAGGTAAGCGGCTGTCTGTAATGAGCTCCCAGGCAGAAATAACGATAAACCATTGGAGAATATCCCATTTCAACCAGTTTTGTTAAGGTGAGAAAACCACCTTTTGACTTACTCATTTTCTCTTCATTCATAATGAGAAATTCCGCATGTAACCAGTATTTGACCCACGTCTTTCCAGTGGCTGCTTCACTCTGTGCGATCTCATTTGTATGATGCACCGGAATATGGTCTATACCACCGCAATGAATATCAAAGGTTTCTCCAAGATAGCACATGGATATTGCAGAACACTCGACGTGCCAACCCGGATACCCTCTTCCCCATGGACTGTCCCACTTCATTTCCTGATCATCGAATTTTGATTTTGTGAACCACAGAACAAAATCGAAGGGATTCTTCTTTGCTGCATCAATTTCAATTCGGGCACCTGCTTTGAGTTTTTCTACATCCAATCGGGCTAATTTGCCATATTCTGGAAATTTTGAAATATCAAAATAAACATTACCGTCAGCAATATAGGTATATCCCCTATCCTCAAGACGTTTTATCAAATCGATCATCTGCTGGATATGAGCAGTTGCTTTGACATGATAATTCGGTGGTATGACATTGAGTTTTTTAAGGTCACTCTCGAATGCCTTTGTGTAATGATCAGCAATCTCCCAGACAGTCTTTCCTTCCTTTTTTGCTTCCTTGACCATCTTGTCTTCACCGGTATCCGCATCAGAGGTGAGGTGTCCGATATCAGTTATATTCATCACATGCGTGACCTTATAGCCATCATACATGAGTACACGTTTAAGGATATCTTCAAAAATATAGGTGCGCAGATTCCCAATGTGCGCATAATTATATACGGTCAGTCCGCAGGTATAGAGCCCGACTTCATCTTTTTTTATAGGTTTGAATTCATCTTTTTTACGAGTCATCGTATTATATAATTTAAGACTCATGCAGCTCCTTTCCGCAATATTGTAATCTTCGTTTCACCGTATATCTTTTCTTTTACAATGTACTCAGAAAATCGTGTGATATCTTCTCTTTTTCTGGTTTCAGCAATGATCAATCCATCATCATTCAATATTCGATTTATATAAATTGCTTCAATTACTTTCTCTGCTACTTCCTGTTTATATGGCGGGTCAAAAAAAATGAGATCATAGACTTTTTTGCAATTTTTTATATAACTCAACACAGAACTTAAATGGATATATGTTACATCATCAAAACCAAGAGATTGAATATTTTTTTGAAGTACTTTACCAACCTTGAACGATTTCTCGACAAAATCACACCACCTGGCTCCTTCACTGAGTGCTTCCAATCCTAAACTGCCGCTGCCGGCAAAAAGGTCAAGAACATCTACTCCTTCAATCTCATCTCGGATAATTGCAAATAGCGATTCCCGCACCCTGTCCATTGTCGGTCTTACCGAATATTTTGGAACGTCGATTGTGCGCCCTTTATGAGTACCTGCTATAATTTGCACGGTTCTATCAGTTACAATTACAGATTATCTGCGATGTTTCCTCTCTGAATGCTTTGTTTTCCAATTTCTATAGGCAACAAGAACGGGACTGGCAATAAAGATCGAGGAATAAGTACCGATGATAACACCGATCAGCAAGGTCGTCGAGAAAGCACGAATACCTTCTCCACCAAAGAAGAATAGGATTACAACAACAATCAAAGTTGTGAAAGAGGTAATAACTGTTCGTGAAAGGACATCATTAATACTGTGATTGATCACAGAGTCATAATTCTCTTTTCTGTATATCTTCAAATCCTCTCTAATACGGACGAACAGCACGATCGTATCATTGAGTGAATAACCGACGATCGCAAGAAGTGCAGCGATGACACTGATCGTTATCTCAATATTAAAGATTGATAGAAGTCCTATTGTTATTATAACGTCATGAAAAAGTGCAAGCACAGCAGCTAAACCAAAGGTCAGTTCAAATCTCCACCAGATGTAAATAATGATACCAAGCAGGGCAAGCAAGATGGCAATGACAGCTTTCCCGCGCAATTCTTCACCAACTTTTGACCCGACATGCTCACTTCTTCTCAGGAAATCAATCTCTGTTTTGTTGCCAGCATATTTTGAAAAATTAGATCGCAGAACAGATAACAGTTTTTCTTCATCCTCCTTGGGGTTTTCACTCGCTTTGATCTTGATCAAAATAATATTCGGATTTCCAAATTCCTGTATGACTGCATCACTGAAACCTTCTGAACCGAGAACATCTCGGACTTGCTGGATTTCAACCGGGGGAGTATCCTGTGTATCAGGAGTGAAATCAAATTCAAAAAGCGTTCCACCCGTGAAGTCAATGCCGTATTGAGGTCCGCCATGAATGATCCAGGATACGATACCTGCAAGGATAAGCAGTCCTGAAATGATGAAAGCAATCTTACGCTTACTGATAAAATCTATATGGGTATTTGTTAAGAAATTCATGTTGATCTCCTCTTAAATACTTAGGCTTTTTCTGGGCTTTCGTGTAATCACACCATCAAAAATGGCTTTCGTGACAACGATTGCAGTGAACATCGATGCAAGGATACCAATACTCAACGTAACAGCAAAACCTCTGATAGGACCGGTCCCGAACTGATAGAGCACAACCGCAGTAATAAGTGTTGTGATGTTCGCATCAGCAATCGTGATAACCGCTCGCTTATAGCCGTTATCAATTGCAGTCCGAACCGTTTTGCCAGCTCGCAATTCTTCACGTATTCTCTCAAAAATAAGCACGTTCGCATCAACTGCCATACCAATTGTGAGGATGATACCTGCTATACCCGGCATGGTCAAACTTGCATTGAGCATTGTAAGAACAGCAAGGATAATGAGAACGTTCCCGAGAAGGGCAATATTAGCAATTACACCTGATACCTTATAATACAAGATCATAAAGATCATTACGATCACGAGACCGAGTATGGCAGCTTTGAAACCTGCGCGAATGGAGTCAGAACCGAGTGTTGGTCCAACCGTTCGCTCTTCAACGATATTAACGGGAGCAGGAAGATTACCTGCATTCAGGACGATTGCCAGGTCTTTTGCTTCTTCCATCTCACCAATGCCTGTTATCATTGCGTTTCCATCTCTGATCTTATCATTGATCACCGGTGCAGAATGAACGACATTGTCCAGTACAATTGCAAGCTGTTCATTGATATGATTACCGGTCACATTAGCAAAAATGCGCGAACCTTCATTATCGAGCTGCAAACTCACGTAGGGCTTATTTGCTATCTTGGGATCCATTCCCTGCCCTATACGAACATCTGCAGTCTTTAGATGTGTCCCTGTGAGTTCGACAGTATCATACAAGAAATAAACTGGTCGAGCTCCCATAATATTATCTTCATCAACTTTACCAAGAAGAATGACCACACCTTCGGGCATGACTTCTTGTACTTCAGGCAAATTTATTACCTTTCTGAAAAGCTCAAGGTTTTCGGGACGAACGATCAAGCGCTGTCCATAAACGGCAACCAGACTTGAAAAGAGATGATCGTGTGATGTTTCTTCTTCAACTGCTGCAGCTGTTGAATCTGCAAGAGAATCTGCTTCTTCGCCCTCGAAAAGTGCTTCTTCAACCGCACTCTCCTTTTCAACCTCAACTTTTTTCAGATATGCATATTTATCATAATTGCTCTTGAGATATTCATCGATTGCTTCAACAGCATTTCTGATGTCCTGCGTATTGGCAACAAGCTGGAATTCAAGCAATGCTGTCTTTCCGATGAGTTCTTTTGCTCTTCCTGCATCACGAAGTCCGGGAAGCTGAACAAGGATTCTTTTATTCCCAATCTTCTGAATAGTAGGTTCTGCCACACCAAACTGGTCGATACGGTTTGTGATGATCTGCTGAGCGCTCTTCACAGCATTATCAGCAGTTTCTGTTGGAAGTCCTTCAGTCTCAACTTCAAGAACAAGGTGCATGCCGCCCTGCAGGTCAAGACCGAGCTTAAGCTCTTTACTGCTGAACCATGAAGGCAATTCTACCCTCGAGGTTTTTTCAACAAGTTCAGCTTTAATGATCTGATCCTTTGTGAAATCAATATCACCTTCAATCGATCTGAGCATGTAGTCAGGCAACCTTCCGGAAACAGTCAATGTGTCATGCAGTTCCGTCATTGTTATCTGATCTTCAAACTCCTGACCGAACAGATTACTCCCGATCTTATACTCATGTTCATTTATTTCATAGATCAGGTTTTGGTTCTGATCATAGACGTCGATGTTGACGATCGCATATTCATTTTTCGCAATGAGTGGTAAAAGATAGTAGATCGTAACAAGGAAAACAACGATAATGATCGTCGTTCTAAACCAGTTTTTCTTCATGAGGAAACCCTTTCATATACGTAAATTATTTTTATGAAAAATTTGTTGCATTTTTTTATTGGTGAATTTTAAGTCAAGTATAACAAAAAATTCGCCTTATATTCTCTCCTAAAATAAGAAGACCTTGCGAATGGTTTTATGCGGAAGGCACGACTCCCATCGCAAGGTCTTTCCCTAATGTTACTTCATAATCACCATTTTGTTGATCAATGAAGTTTGAGGAGTACTCAGCTTATAGAAATAAACTCCCGATGGATAATCCCCGGAATTCCACTCAATCGAGCCTTCTCCTGACTGTAGGTCATCGTTGAGTATTTGCTCTACAAGCTGTCCTAGTATATTATAGATCTGTAATTTCACTTTTGTTGCTTGTGGTATTGAAAACGATATTATTGTTGATCCTTGAAATGGATTGGGATAGTTGATCAATGTCATCTGGTGATATTGCGGATCAGGTCCAATTCCCATTGACTGATCATAATAATAGGCACCCATATCTGCAATCGTGCTATCCGAATCAAGAGGAGAATTCGGATCGCCAGCATCGATGCAGGGCGAGCCCCATTGAAGATGATAATCATTGTTTGCAGGATCGACGAACATCGGATCCATCTGGATATTGTAGAATGCATCGCATGAATCACCATTTGCATTTGTTGTAACATTAAGTCCGATTGAATCATTCAAGCCGTAAAAGTTACCAGCTTCATTATTCCAAAAATTAGAATAACCTACGTCAGCATTTCCACCAGTAACCTGAAGACCATACCGACATAAATTATTTGTAATAATCGTATTATCAATTGTGAGTGAGTAATTTTCATTTCCAAAATATATTCCTCCTCCAAAGCAATTATCAATGGTCACTTCTGACAATGTGATATCTGAATGTGAAGAAAAAATACCACCCCCACGATCCGGACACATATTTGAAGAAATTTGAGTTTTAATTATACTTAGCAAACAATTATCGCAATAAATACCACCACCAGTAGTTGCAATATTATTAATAATTTTAATGTTTTCAATAGTAATCTTCGAATCATAACAATAAAATCCCCCCCCCCGATTAGAACGCCCACCAGTAATTGTGACATTTTGAACTAAAGCATCCCTGACAAAATTGAATTCTATAACGCTTGAATGATTTTGACTTGCATCAAGTATTGTACCATCAAGAGAACTCCCTTTAAGATGAACGTAGCTACTCCATTGGATTGGAAATATCTCGCCATTAGTTGAATCACTATAAATCCCTTCTTCAATATGTATTGTGTTAATATTTATACTGTCTGAATATATCTTAGATAATGCAAATGTTATCGTTCTGAACGGCTCTTCGGGGTATAAGCCACTGTTTGTATTACTTCCATTAACCGAAACATAGACATCTGAGTTTATTAGACTATCTTCGACAGCTTGATTTATTTCAATAATAATTTTATCCAAAGGTGAAATATAATATTCTGTTGGATTGATAACTGTAAAAAGATCAACGAATACATGAATGGTATCATTATTATGACAAAATATGTCAGCACCGAACCCCTTGCTTTCATTTATTGAATTCGAATAAATATTACATCTTGTTTCTGGAGAAAATATTGGACTTGAACTCGAAGAAATGTATAATCCAGCACCATTGAATGTAGCTTTGTTATTAGTTATATTAACATAATTTAATATTGGATTGGAATTCTTGCAATAAAATCCTCCACCTGATTGATACGCTTTGTTATAATTGATTCGGCTATTGTACATATTTAAATTAGAACAATCAAGGAAAATTCCACCACCTACTAAAGAACGGTTACTATATACTGTAATATTAACAAAATCAATATTATAAGAATCTAAACAATAGATTCCACCACCATACATTTGTGCTTCATTATTAACGATGCAAGAATTCTCTACAGTTGGTGAAGCATTATAACATGCTATACCTCCCCCATATTTAGCATAGTTACTAATGATAGTTAGATTCATTAATTTTGGAGACGAATAATTACTACATAAAATTCCACCACCAATATCATCGGAGTATCCACTTTGAATTGTAAAACCACATAGTACTGTTTCATAATTTTCACCATTTTCAAAAATAACAACTAACCCGTTATCATTACCATCTATGATAGTCCCAGAAATGTAACTTGTATCCTGGGTTGTAAGAAACAATGAACCCAGCGTGATATTCTTCCCATTGAAATTAATATTCTCTATATACGTTCCTGGTTGTACCAGAACCGTATCACCATTAATCGAAGCATTGATCCCTTCCTGAATCGTCGTATAATCGAGCGGTACGTTAATTACTTCCGCATTGTAAACAGAAAATAAAGAAATAAACGCACTTACGAGTATAAATCTCTTAAACATAATTAGAGTCCTCCTGTGGACTGGTTTAGTTGAGTTATAGATTTGGTGTGCCTTAATGAATGTTACCTGTTAGGTTAACAAGTTTTTATATAAGCTACCTCCACTTTGGTGGACATTTAAAAAAAGACACATCAAAGTCTGTCAAGTAATTCCCAACTTAATCGATGTATGT is drawn from Candidatus Cloacimonadota bacterium and contains these coding sequences:
- the rsmD gene encoding 16S rRNA (guanine(966)-N(2))-methyltransferase RsmD; this translates as MQIIAGTHKGRTIDVPKYSVRPTMDRVRESLFAIIRDEIEGVDVLDLFAGSGSLGLEALSEGARWCDFVEKSFKVGKVLQKNIQSLGFDDVTYIHLSSVLSYIKNCKKVYDLIFFDPPYKQEVAEKVIEAIYINRILNDDGLIIAETRKREDITRFSEYIVKEKIYGETKITILRKGAA
- a CDS encoding T9SS type A sorting domain-containing protein is translated as MFKRFILVSAFISLFSVYNAEVINVPLDYTTIQEGINASINGDTVLVQPGTYIENINFNGKNITLGSLFLTTQDTSYISGTIIDGNDNGLVVIFENGENYETVLCGFTIQSGYSDDIGGGILCSNYSSPKLMNLTIISNYAKYGGGIACYNASPTVENSCIVNNEAQMYGGGIYCLDSYNIDFVNITVYSNRSLVGGGIFLDCSNLNMYNSRINYNKAYQSGGGFYCKNSNPILNYVNITNNKATFNGAGLYISSSSSPIFSPETRCNIYSNSINESKGFGADIFCHNNDTIHVFVDLFTVINPTEYYISPLDKIIIEINQAVEDSLINSDVYVSVNGSNTNSGLYPEEPFRTITFALSKIYSDSININTIHIEEGIYSDSTNGEIFPIQWSSYVHLKGSSLDGTILDASQNHSSVIEFNFVRDALVQNVTITGGRSNRGGGFYCYDSKITIENIKIINNIATTGGGIYCDNCLLSIIKTQISSNMCPDRGGGIFSSHSDITLSEVTIDNCFGGGIYFGNENYSLTIDNTIITNNLCRYGLQVTGGNADVGYSNFWNNEAGNFYGLNDSIGLNVTTNANGDSCDAFYNIQMDPMFVDPANNDYHLQWGSPCIDAGDPNSPLDSDSTIADMGAYYYDQSMGIGPDPQYHQMTLINYPNPFQGSTIISFSIPQATKVKLQIYNILGQLVEQILNDDLQSGEGSIEWNSGDYPSGVYFYKLSTPQTSLINKMVIMK
- the secF gene encoding protein translocase subunit SecF, with the protein product MNFLTNTHIDFISKRKIAFIISGLLILAGIVSWIIHGGPQYGIDFTGGTLFEFDFTPDTQDTPPVEIQQVRDVLGSEGFSDAVIQEFGNPNIILIKIKASENPKEDEEKLLSVLRSNFSKYAGNKTEIDFLRRSEHVGSKVGEELRGKAVIAILLALLGIIIYIWWRFELTFGLAAVLALFHDVIITIGLLSIFNIEITISVIAALLAIVGYSLNDTIVLFVRIREDLKIYRKENYDSVINHSINDVLSRTVITSFTTLIVVVILFFFGGEGIRAFSTTLLIGVIIGTYSSIFIASPVLVAYRNWKTKHSERKHRR
- the secD gene encoding protein translocase subunit SecD, coding for MKKNWFRTTIIIVVFLVTIYYLLPLIAKNEYAIVNIDVYDQNQNLIYEINEHEYKIGSNLFGQEFEDQITMTELHDTLTVSGRLPDYMLRSIEGDIDFTKDQIIKAELVEKTSRVELPSWFSSKELKLGLDLQGGMHLVLEVETEGLPTETADNAVKSAQQIITNRIDQFGVAEPTIQKIGNKRILVQLPGLRDAGRAKELIGKTALLEFQLVANTQDIRNAVEAIDEYLKSNYDKYAYLKKVEVEKESAVEEALFEGEEADSLADSTAAAVEEETSHDHLFSSLVAVYGQRLIVRPENLELFRKVINLPEVQEVMPEGVVILLGKVDEDNIMGARPVYFLYDTVELTGTHLKTADVRIGQGMDPKIANKPYVSLQLDNEGSRIFANVTGNHINEQLAIVLDNVVHSAPVINDKIRDGNAMITGIGEMEEAKDLAIVLNAGNLPAPVNIVEERTVGPTLGSDSIRAGFKAAILGLVIVMIFMILYYKVSGVIANIALLGNVLIILAVLTMLNASLTMPGIAGIILTIGMAVDANVLIFERIREELRAGKTVRTAIDNGYKRAVITIADANITTLITAVVLYQFGTGPIRGFAVTLSIGILASMFTAIVVTKAIFDGVITRKPRKSLSI
- a CDS encoding cysteine--tRNA ligase, which gives rise to MSLKLYNTMTRKKDEFKPIKKDEVGLYTCGLTVYNYAHIGNLRTYIFEDILKRVLMYDGYKVTHVMNITDIGHLTSDADTGEDKMVKEAKKEGKTVWEIADHYTKAFESDLKKLNVIPPNYHVKATAHIQQMIDLIKRLEDRGYTYIADGNVYFDISKFPEYGKLARLDVEKLKAGARIEIDAAKKNPFDFVLWFTKSKFDDQEMKWDSPWGRGYPGWHVECSAISMCYLGETFDIHCGGIDHIPVHHTNEIAQSEAATGKTWVKYWLHAEFLIMNEEKMSKSKGGFLTLTKLVEMGYSPMVYRYFCLGAHYRQPLTFSDEAMETAKSTYDRLINIIIEIKKNSSFSKPNDEYIQAVKHEFYEKINNDLNMPEALAVLWKVLRANEIGDREKYELIREFDKIFGLQLDRAEQILELEAEQKVDVELVEKLIKERDEARKNKDWARSDEIRDILAKMGVEVRDSAEGTFWRMKS